A window of Maniola jurtina chromosome W, ilManJurt1.1, whole genome shotgun sequence contains these coding sequences:
- the LOC123879759 gene encoding uncharacterized protein LOC123879759 isoform X1: MRVVRQLAEDSIDRYPLAANEATHHMYMDDYINSIDGFEKAKETYHEMVDMFNSGGFNLTKWISNDTKFLNEVPSSHKNPHAINFDSDAQDVTKIAGMQWHPKLDTFTFKTNANESPRDYTKRLILSINAHNENFEESKITVLAVETSVSDAQHPIEILAERSSSWSKLLRTIVYMLRFSKRKLDELYTLIQSNAHKNFIENRLAEHRIQFKHSPPYGPHFNGLSEINVRCVKTHLYKVVGTQILTYEELNTIIIQIENLLNSRPLCILSSDPSDLSALTPNHFLNLTPAKYLPVEDLTDIPDSRLSRYQLLTKITCSFWKRWSQEYLTSLQHRQKWNTPSNPVSLGAVVVIKDSNVHPLCWPLGVIEELYPGKDSIIRAVKVRTRSGSYIRPVVRICPLPSQ; encoded by the exons ATGAGAGTCGTGCGTCAGCTAGCTGAAGACAGCATTGACAGGTACCCGCTCGCAGCTAATGAAGCTACTCATCACATGTACATGGACGATTACATAAACTCAATCGATGGTTTTGAGAAAGCCAAAGAAACTTATCATGAAATGGTTGATATGTTCAACTCAGGTGGTTTCAATTTAACCAAATGGATCTCCAATGACActaaatttctaaatgaagttcctagctctcataaaaatccgcacgcaattaattttgattcagaTGCTCAAGACGTTACAAAAATAGCAGGAATGCAGTGGCATCCTAAACTcgatacttttacttttaaaaccaACGCTAATGAGAGTCCACGCGATTATACAAAACGCTTAATTCTTTCGATTAACgctcataatgaaaattttgaagaatCAAAAATTACTGTTCTAGCAGTTGAAACTTCTGTTTCCGACGCTCAACATCCGATTGAAATTTTAGCCGAACGCTCTTCTAGCTGGTCTAAATTATTGCGCACCATTGTTTACATGTTAAGATTCTCTAAACGC AAATTAGATGAACTTTACACTCTCATACAGTCCAATGctcataaaaatttcattgaaaatcgCCTCGCAGAACATCGTATTCAATTTAAACATAGCCCGCCTTACGGCCCGCATTTTAATGGTCTTAGCGAAATTAACGTTCGCTGTGTAAAAACGCATTTATACAAGGTAGTAGGGACACAAATCCTTACTTATgaagaattaaatacaattataattcaaatcgaaaacttattaaatagtagaccattatgtattttaagctcTGATCCGTCAGATCTTTCCGCACTTACGCCCAATCATTTTCTCAATCTCACTCCCGCAAAATATTTACCTGTCGAGGATTTAACGGATATTCCCGACAGCCGCTTATCCCGCTATCAATTGTTAACTAAAATTACTTGTTCTTTCTGGAAACGCTGGAGCCAagaatatttgacttctttacAACACAGACAAAAGTGGAATACTCCATCCAACCCTGTGAGTCTTGGAGCTGTTGTTGTAATCAAAGACTCCAACGTTCATCCTCTTTGCTGGCCTCTAGGAGTTATAGAAGAACTCTATCCAGGGAAAGACAGTATAATTCGAGCAGTCAAAGTTAGAACGCGTTCCGGAAGCTACATCAGACCTGTAGTTCGGATATGCCCTCTACCTTCTCAATAG
- the LOC123879759 gene encoding uncharacterized protein LOC123879759 isoform X2, giving the protein MRVVRQLAEDSIDRYPLAANEATHHMYMDDYINSIDGFEKAKETYHEMVDMFNSGGFNLTKWISNDTKFLNEVPSSHKNPHAINFDSDAQDVTKIAGMQWHPKLDTFTFKTNANESPRDYTKRLILSINAHNENFEESKITVLAVETSVSDAQHPIEILAERSSSWSKLLRTIVYMLRFSKRKLDELYTLIQSNAHKNFIENRLAEHRIQFKHSPPYGPHFNGLSEINVRCVKTHLYKVVGTQILTYEELNTIIIQIENLLNSRPLCILSSDPSDLSALTPNHFLNLTPAKYLPVEDLTDIPDSRLSRYQLLTKITCSFWKRWSQEYLTSLQHRQKWNTPSNPVSLGAVVVIKDSNVHPLCWPLGVIEELYPGKDSIIRAVKVRTRSGSYIRPVVRICPLPSQ; this is encoded by the exons ATGAGAGTCGTGCGTCAGCTAGCTGAAGACAGCATTGACAGGTACCCGCTCGCAGCTAATGAAGCTACTCATCACATGTACATGGACGATTACATAAACTCAATCGATGGTTTTGAGAAAGCCAAAGAAACTTATCATGAAATGGTTGATATGTTCAACTCAGGTGGTTTCAATTTAACCAAATGGATCTCCAATGACActaaatttctaaatgaagttcctagctctcataaaaatccgcacgcaattaattttgattcagaTGCTCAAGACGTTACAAAAATAGCAGGAATGCAGTGGCATCCTAAACTcgatacttttacttttaaaaccaACGCTAATGAGAGTCCACGCGATTATACAAAACGCTTAATTCTTTCGATTAACgctcataatgaaaattttgaagaatCAAAAATTACTGTTCTAGCAGTTGAAACTTCTGTTTCCGACGCTCAACATCCGATTGAAATTTTAGCCGAACGCTCTTCTAGCTGGTCTAAATTATTGCGCACCATTGTTTACATGTTAAGATTCT CTAAACGCAAATTAGATGAACTTTACACTCTCATACAGTCCAATGctcataaaaatttcattgaaaatcgCCTCGCAGAACATCGTATTCAATTTAAACATAGCCCGCCTTACGGCCCGCATTTTAATGGTCTTAGCGAAATTAACGTTCGCTGTGTAAAAACGCATTTATACAAGGTAGTAGGGACACAAATCCTTACTTATgaagaattaaatacaattataattcaaatcgaaaacttattaaatagtagaccattatgtattttaagctcTGATCCGTCAGATCTTTCCGCACTTACGCCCAATCATTTTCTCAATCTCACTCCCGCAAAATATTTACCTGTCGAGGATTTAACGGATATTCCCGACAGCCGCTTATCCCGCTATCAATTGTTAACTAAAATTACTTGTTCTTTCTGGAAACGCTGGAGCCAagaatatttgacttctttacAACACAGACAAAAGTGGAATACTCCATCCAACCCTGTGAGTCTTGGAGCTGTTGTTGTAATCAAAGACTCCAACGTTCATCCTCTTTGCTGGCCTCTAGGAGTTATAGAAGAACTCTATCCAGGGAAAGACAGTATAATTCGAGCAGTCAAAGTTAGAACGCGTTCCGGAAGCTACATCAGACCTGTAGTTCGGATATGCCCTCTACCTTCTCAATAG